Proteins from a genomic interval of Spea bombifrons isolate aSpeBom1 chromosome 4, aSpeBom1.2.pri, whole genome shotgun sequence:
- the IL1RN gene encoding interleukin-1 receptor antagonist protein translates to MAQVPELDSYLMDSYSEHEEEFYADYSIGCKKTIEDSHWMASYGDCDECDSGITPLTLHSMYSFKKTVILVVAIEKLKKRLSSPRLLEDTDLLSLLDDIFVEEEISFENAQTAFASASDYKLLDTSKCKIKDSGKKCLVLQQFPGKAQLVAIHLQGLNIKLEQMIQMAFYATENVEEHDKRPVTLALAGKNLYLSCTPGNGAPQLNLEEVTGGISNNDLRRFLFLKSDNSSSSSNSFESAAHRGWYISTSQRGNELVQMMPENDQRFIREFTVTYQN, encoded by the exons ATGGCACAAGTACCCGAACTGGACTCTTACCTGATGGACAGCTACAG TGAACATGAAGAGGAATTTTATGCAGATTATTCCATTGGATGCAAG AAAACCATCGAGGACTCACACTGGATGGCTTCCTATGGAGACTGCGACGAATGTGACTCTGGAATCACTCCACTTACTCTGCACTCCATGTACTCGTTCAAGAAAACAGTCATCCTTGTGGTAGCGattgaaaaactgaaaaagagGTTAAGCTCTCCCAGACTACTGGAAGACACAGATTTACTAAGCCTGCTGGATGACATTTTCGTTGAAG agGAAATCTCATTTGAAAACGCGCAAACCGCCTTTGCATCTGCATCGGACTACAAACTGCTAGATACGAGCAAATGCAAGATCAAGGATTCGGGGAAAAAGTGTCTTGTTTTGCAGCAGTTCCCAGGGAAAGCTCAGCTGGTGGCGATTCACTTGCAAGGATTAAACATCAAGCTGGAAC AAATGATACAAATGGCTTTTTACGCTACCGAGAACGTGGAGGAACACGACAAACGGCCTGTAACACTGGCGCTAGCAGGGAAGAATCTATACCTGTCTTGCACTCCCGGAAACGGCGCTCCTCAGCTGAATTTGGAG GAGGTCACTGGAGGAATAAGTAATAATGACTTACGGCGGTTTCTTTTCCTGAAGTCCGACAACTCTTCGAGCTCTTCGAATAGCTTTGAATCGGCCGCTCACCGTGGCTGGTATATCAGCACATCCCAACGCGGAAACGAACTGGTCCAGATGATGCCTGAAAACGACCAAAGATTCATCAGGGAGTTCACAGTTACCTATCAGAACTAA
- the LOC128491485 gene encoding cytoskeleton-associated protein 2-like, producing MEVRKPVSAEEERRQKLLEYLAAKGKLKPQNNKPYLKDSTNLQKKPLTHRSKAPQINKQKEDVVPKKTKHIPKASSNLPLQRQTKMVHSKMSARDNVSATSKPRSRTMPSAAVPSKNVIPCKSLKQKKGETQVTADTASCAILCNSGKEAEAGEESGERILLIEPKGKQCSLNIDGENFINENRTAELLQ from the exons ATGGAAGTTCGGAAACCTGTGAGCGCAGAAG AAGAGCGCCGACAGAAGCTACTTGAGTATCTAGCTGCCAAGGGAAAGCTGAAGCCCCAGAATAACAA ACCCTACCTAAAAGACTCCACCAATCTACAAAAGAAACCATTGACCCATCGTTCTAAAGCACCGCAG attaACAAACAGAAAGAGGATGTTgtccctaaaaaaacaaaacatattccaAAGGCATCAAGTAACCTTCCGCTTCAGCGGCAAACGAAAATGGTACATTCAAAAATGTCAGCAAGGGACAACGTTTCGGCTACTTCAAAACCTAGAAGTAGGACGATGCCGAGTGCCGCTGTCCCATCAAAAAACGTGATACCCTGCAAGAGTCTTAAACAGAAGAAAGGTGAAACACAAGTAACCGCTGACACTGCGTCTTGTGCAATCCTTTGTAACTCTGGGAAGGAGGCCGAGGCTGGGGAAGAATCCGGTGAGAGGATCTTGCTGATTGAGCCCAAAGGCAAGCAATGTTCCCTTAATATTGATGGAGAGAATTTCATAAATGAGAACCGTACAGCTGAGCTC TTACAATAA
- the CKAP2L gene encoding cytoskeleton-associated protein 2-like isoform X1, protein MVASTSRNPSRDFSLKKKASWHNEISKSLHPVTSKLESHPVHRAESTKTCTASMQNRAAGKTIHVNSARTTSLHAKVSHSIQTAAASCPVTKTCSHLHKPVGRPQNSSALTKPATIQHGTGNTAKTSLNNHTTRTINKQSAKEQVAKSSHGTVPPRLQNTTNLWHKQKADAVSSSMKTPSGKRTNSLHKASVMNAAGSSTSVHLSNMQGSDEMSNRYTTPKTAAEDRKRRLEEWLLTKGKTYKRPPMTMPPKKPDKSKTPGIQSSFLWAEIEEEEELLLLSQRINATLSECLELINKGAPSQDIHSALGKIPHAKKFAKFWVCKARLNEREGIFDVIDLYEQGVKSGAQPMNELRDAIFDIMKSTSKKSKAVTFGPLPSKERVPVNEALEHSRCPISTSVKKRRDEGTPCGRLTTSEQGSAIKFQVSRVSSIKKETGCQEWKRLTPVRRSVRISEAMPRYPEVLKEHDTVVASLGELLDMADTDAVLYTRNEALPDEADEDLLDMINQDRSELKEEPV, encoded by the exons ATGGTGGCCTCAACTTCAAGAAACCCCAGCAGAGATTTTAGCCTTAAGAAAAAGGCGTCCTGGCATAATGAAATCTCAAAATCCCTCCATCCTGTGACATCAAAGCTAGAGAGCCACCCCGTTCACAGGGCTGAAAGTACGAAGACTTGCACAGCATCCATGCAAAACCGTGCTGCGGGAAAAACCATCCATGTTAATTCTGCCAGGACAACATCTTTACATGCTAAGGTTTCCCATAGCAtacagacagcagcagcaagcTGCCCTGTAACAAAAACATGCTCGCATTTGCATAAGCCTGTAGGCAGACCACAGAATTCCTCTGCCCTGACCAAACCTGCTACCATACAGCACGGCACTGGCAACACGGCCAAAACATCACTTAACAACCATACAACCAGGACAATCAATAAACAATCTGCCAAAGAGCAGGTGGCAAAGTCTTCCCACGGCACGGTGCCTCCCCGGCTCCAGAACACAACTAATCTTTGGCACAAACAGAAAGCTGATGCTGTATCTTCAAGTATGAAAACGCCAAGCGGCAAGAGAACCAACTCACTGCATAAAGCCTCGGTGATGAACGCTGCCGGTAGTTCCACATCTGTCCATCTGTCCAACATGCAAGGAAGCGATGAAATGAGCAACCGATACACAACACCCAAGACTGCTGCAGAAGATCGCAA gCGACGGTTAGAAGAGTGGCTTCTCACTAAAGGGAAGACCTACAAGCGCCCCCCCATGACCATGCCTCCCAAGAAGCCTGACAAAAGCAAGACGCCTGGAATTCAGAGCAGCTTTCTGTGGGCTGAAatagaggaagaagaggagctgctgctgctgtcccAAAGAATAAACGCCACCCTTAGTGAGTGCCTGGAGCTCATCAACAAG GGTGCACCCTCACAGGATATCCATTCTGCCTTAGGCAAGATCCCCCACGCTAAGAAGTTTGCCAAGTTTTGGGTGTGTAAAGCCAGGCTCAACGAGAGAGAGGGCATCTTTGATGTCATTGACTTATACGAGCAGGGGGTTAAATCCGGAGCTCAG CCAATGAATGAACTGCGAGATGCCATATTTGATATTATGAAGTCTACAAGCAAAAAATCTAAAG CAGTCACATTTGGGCCTCTGCCCAGTAAGGAACGTGTTCCAGTGAATGAAGCTCTAGAACATTCTAGATGTCCGATCAGTACAAGCGTGAAGAAAAGAAGAGATGAAGGAACACCGTGCGGCCGCCTAACCACCAGTGAGCAAGGCTCTGCAATCAAGTTCCAGGTTTCTCGTGTTTCCAG CATAAAGAAGGAAACCGGCTGCCAGGAATGGAAACGCCTGACGcctgtgcggagatctgtgaggATCAGTGAGGCAATGCCTCGCTACCCAGAGGTTCTGAAGGAGCACGACACGGTGGTGGCCTCCCTCGGGGAACTTCTGGACATGGCAGATACGGATGCTGTCCTGTACACAAGGAACGAGGCTCTGCCTGATGAGGCTGACGAGGATCTTCTGGATATGATAAATCAGGACCGCTCTGAGCTTAAGGAGGAACCTGTGTGA
- the CKAP2L gene encoding cytoskeleton-associated protein 2-like isoform X2, protein MVASTSRNPSRDFSLKKKASWHNEISKSLHPVTSKLESHPVHRAESTKTCTASMQNRAAGKTIHVNSARTTSLHAKVSHSIQTAAASCPVTKTCSHLHKPVGRPQNSSALTKPATIQHGTGNTAKTSLNNHTTRTINKQSAKEQVAKSSHGTVPPRLQNTTNLWHKQKADAVSSSMKTPSGKRTNSLHKASVMNAAGSSTSVHLSNMQGSDEMSNRYTTPKTAAEDRKRRLEEWLLTKGKTYKRPPMTMPPKKPDKSKTPGIQSSFLWAEIEEEEELLLLSQRINATLSECLELINKGAPSQDIHSALGKIPHAKKFAKFWVCKARLNEREGIFDVIDLYEQGVKSGAQPMNELRDAIFDIMKSTSKKSKVTFGPLPSKERVPVNEALEHSRCPISTSVKKRRDEGTPCGRLTTSEQGSAIKFQVSRVSSIKKETGCQEWKRLTPVRRSVRISEAMPRYPEVLKEHDTVVASLGELLDMADTDAVLYTRNEALPDEADEDLLDMINQDRSELKEEPV, encoded by the exons ATGGTGGCCTCAACTTCAAGAAACCCCAGCAGAGATTTTAGCCTTAAGAAAAAGGCGTCCTGGCATAATGAAATCTCAAAATCCCTCCATCCTGTGACATCAAAGCTAGAGAGCCACCCCGTTCACAGGGCTGAAAGTACGAAGACTTGCACAGCATCCATGCAAAACCGTGCTGCGGGAAAAACCATCCATGTTAATTCTGCCAGGACAACATCTTTACATGCTAAGGTTTCCCATAGCAtacagacagcagcagcaagcTGCCCTGTAACAAAAACATGCTCGCATTTGCATAAGCCTGTAGGCAGACCACAGAATTCCTCTGCCCTGACCAAACCTGCTACCATACAGCACGGCACTGGCAACACGGCCAAAACATCACTTAACAACCATACAACCAGGACAATCAATAAACAATCTGCCAAAGAGCAGGTGGCAAAGTCTTCCCACGGCACGGTGCCTCCCCGGCTCCAGAACACAACTAATCTTTGGCACAAACAGAAAGCTGATGCTGTATCTTCAAGTATGAAAACGCCAAGCGGCAAGAGAACCAACTCACTGCATAAAGCCTCGGTGATGAACGCTGCCGGTAGTTCCACATCTGTCCATCTGTCCAACATGCAAGGAAGCGATGAAATGAGCAACCGATACACAACACCCAAGACTGCTGCAGAAGATCGCAA gCGACGGTTAGAAGAGTGGCTTCTCACTAAAGGGAAGACCTACAAGCGCCCCCCCATGACCATGCCTCCCAAGAAGCCTGACAAAAGCAAGACGCCTGGAATTCAGAGCAGCTTTCTGTGGGCTGAAatagaggaagaagaggagctgctgctgctgtcccAAAGAATAAACGCCACCCTTAGTGAGTGCCTGGAGCTCATCAACAAG GGTGCACCCTCACAGGATATCCATTCTGCCTTAGGCAAGATCCCCCACGCTAAGAAGTTTGCCAAGTTTTGGGTGTGTAAAGCCAGGCTCAACGAGAGAGAGGGCATCTTTGATGTCATTGACTTATACGAGCAGGGGGTTAAATCCGGAGCTCAG CCAATGAATGAACTGCGAGATGCCATATTTGATATTATGAAGTCTACAAGCAAAAAATCTAAAG TCACATTTGGGCCTCTGCCCAGTAAGGAACGTGTTCCAGTGAATGAAGCTCTAGAACATTCTAGATGTCCGATCAGTACAAGCGTGAAGAAAAGAAGAGATGAAGGAACACCGTGCGGCCGCCTAACCACCAGTGAGCAAGGCTCTGCAATCAAGTTCCAGGTTTCTCGTGTTTCCAG CATAAAGAAGGAAACCGGCTGCCAGGAATGGAAACGCCTGACGcctgtgcggagatctgtgaggATCAGTGAGGCAATGCCTCGCTACCCAGAGGTTCTGAAGGAGCACGACACGGTGGTGGCCTCCCTCGGGGAACTTCTGGACATGGCAGATACGGATGCTGTCCTGTACACAAGGAACGAGGCTCTGCCTGATGAGGCTGACGAGGATCTTCTGGATATGATAAATCAGGACCGCTCTGAGCTTAAGGAGGAACCTGTGTGA